One Halobacterium zhouii genomic region harbors:
- a CDS encoding DUF5789 family protein has translation MEHEVKLSDLRRELETLSYPVTQEEVVAAFDDVVLLYADGEEPLADVLGRANDDTFDDAEDLQTVVYNHLPTEAVGEPGQSEGEG, from the coding sequence ATGGAACACGAAGTGAAGCTGAGCGACCTCCGGCGCGAACTGGAGACGCTCTCGTATCCGGTGACCCAGGAGGAAGTCGTCGCCGCGTTCGACGACGTGGTGTTGCTGTACGCGGACGGTGAGGAACCGCTCGCTGACGTTCTCGGGCGCGCGAACGACGACACGTTCGACGACGCCGAGGACCTCCAGACGGTCGTGTACAACCACCTGCCGACGGAGGCTGTCGGCGAACCGGGGCAGTCAGAAGGCGAAGGGTAG
- a CDS encoding transcription factor S, which yields MEFCDECGSMMKAEDGLWVCGSCGNKQPKDPDASYVVTEGQEDTEIVDVSGAEDKGLPKTTVVCPNCENDEAYWYMQQIRSADESETRFFICTECEHRWREDDN from the coding sequence ATGGAGTTCTGCGACGAGTGCGGTTCGATGATGAAAGCCGAGGACGGCCTGTGGGTCTGTGGGAGCTGCGGGAACAAACAACCCAAGGACCCCGACGCCTCCTACGTCGTCACCGAGGGCCAGGAGGACACCGAAATCGTCGACGTTAGCGGGGCCGAGGACAAGGGCCTCCCGAAGACGACAGTCGTCTGCCCCAACTGCGAGAACGACGAGGCGTACTGGTACATGCAGCAGATTCGCTCGGCGGACGAATCCGAGACGCGCTTTTTCATCTGCACAGAGTGCGAGCACCGGTGGCGGGAGGACGACAACTGA
- a CDS encoding methyltransferase domain-containing protein translates to MILVVCDDREFLCAPGDEVHSDLGVLDVPEDVEPGETVETHLGEEFTVRSLRGPDLFNHLERTGAPMMPKDIGLVVGHTGAAAGDRVLDAGTGTGVLSAYLGRLGADVVTYERDPEFADVARENMDLAEVADRVDVRTGDVTESLDDLSGFDLLTLDTQNAPDVVARAPELLVSGGYVAVYSPFVENARAASEAAREAGLADVQTLETMQRRMDFDERGSRPSTSGVGHTGYLLFARNN, encoded by the coding sequence GTGATCCTCGTCGTCTGCGACGACCGGGAGTTCCTCTGTGCGCCCGGTGACGAGGTGCACTCCGACCTCGGCGTGCTCGACGTCCCGGAGGACGTCGAACCCGGCGAGACGGTCGAGACGCATCTCGGCGAGGAGTTCACGGTGCGCTCGCTCCGCGGACCGGACCTGTTCAACCACCTCGAACGCACCGGCGCGCCGATGATGCCCAAGGACATCGGCCTCGTCGTCGGGCACACGGGTGCAGCGGCCGGCGACCGCGTGCTCGACGCCGGGACCGGAACCGGCGTGCTCTCGGCGTACCTCGGCCGACTCGGCGCCGACGTGGTGACCTACGAGCGTGACCCGGAGTTCGCAGACGTCGCGCGGGAGAACATGGACCTCGCTGAGGTCGCGGACCGCGTCGACGTCCGCACGGGTGACGTCACCGAATCCCTCGATGACCTCTCCGGATTCGACCTCCTCACGCTCGACACACAGAACGCCCCGGACGTCGTCGCTCGCGCGCCCGAACTGCTCGTCTCCGGCGGCTACGTCGCGGTGTACTCGCCGTTCGTGGAGAACGCGCGGGCGGCGAGCGAGGCCGCTCGGGAGGCGGGCCTCGCGGACGTGCAGACGCTGGAAACCATGCAGCGCCGCATGGACTTCGACGAGCGTGGCTCCCGGCCGTCGACGAGCGGCGTCGGCCACACCGGCTACCTGCTGTTCGCACGGAACAACTGA